In one Pseudomonas hydrolytica genomic region, the following are encoded:
- the dinG gene encoding ATP-dependent DNA helicase DinG translates to MLSTELKSQIQGAYSRFLEAKSLKPRYGQRLMIAEIAKVLGTIKTDDEGKRLGEPAVVAVEAGTGTGKTVAYSLATIPTAKAAGKRLVIATATVALQEQIVHKDLPDLLRNSGLNFSFALAKGRGRYLCLSKLDHLLQDGAAQSATAQLFEEEGFRIDVDEQGQKLFTAMIEKLAGNKWDGDRDSWPEELEDSRWAQLTTDHSQCTNRHCPNFQQCAFYKAREGMGKVDVIVTNHDMVLADLALGGGAVLPDPRETIYVFDEGHHLPDKAIGHFAHFTRLRSTADWLTQIDKNLTKLLAQNPLPGDLGRLIEQVPELARELKTQQQFMFSACEQIADFKAGEDMEGRERPRHRFVGGVVPEHLTELGLELKKGFSKLNDLFTGVTELLKEAMDGEGAVGIASHQAEEWYPLFGSLMARAKGNWELWLAFTAEDPEESPPMARWLTLAESGALFDIEVNASPILAAETLRRNLWNVAHGALVTSATLTALGTFDRYRMRAGLPKVAVTAIVPSPFHHADAGLLRVPDLKADPREAALHTAAIVRELPELVAGSRGTLVLFSSRRQMQDVFDGLDRDWRKRVFIQGNLSKQETLNKHKARVDSGEESVLFGLASFAEGVDLPGAYCEHVVIAKIPFAVPDDPVEAALAEWIEARGGNPFMEIAVPDASLRLVQACGRLLRTEADRGTITLLDRRVVTQRYGKAILNALPPFRRQID, encoded by the coding sequence ATGCTCAGTACCGAACTCAAGTCCCAGATCCAGGGCGCCTACTCGCGCTTTCTCGAAGCCAAGTCGCTGAAGCCGCGCTATGGCCAGCGTCTGATGATCGCCGAGATCGCCAAGGTGCTGGGCACCATCAAGACCGACGACGAGGGCAAGCGCCTGGGCGAGCCGGCCGTGGTCGCGGTGGAGGCGGGCACCGGTACCGGCAAGACGGTGGCCTACAGCCTGGCCACCATTCCCACCGCCAAGGCCGCCGGCAAGCGCCTGGTGATCGCCACCGCGACGGTCGCCCTGCAGGAGCAGATCGTGCACAAGGACCTGCCGGATCTGCTGCGTAACAGCGGGCTGAATTTCAGCTTCGCCCTGGCCAAGGGCCGTGGCCGTTACCTGTGCCTGTCCAAGCTCGATCACCTGCTGCAGGACGGCGCCGCGCAGAGCGCCACTGCCCAGCTGTTCGAGGAAGAAGGCTTTCGCATCGACGTCGACGAGCAGGGGCAGAAGCTGTTCACCGCGATGATCGAGAAACTGGCCGGCAACAAGTGGGACGGCGACCGCGACAGCTGGCCGGAGGAGCTGGAAGACAGCCGCTGGGCGCAGCTGACCACCGACCACAGCCAGTGCACCAACCGCCACTGCCCGAACTTCCAGCAGTGCGCCTTCTACAAGGCACGCGAGGGCATGGGCAAGGTCGACGTGATCGTCACCAACCACGACATGGTGCTGGCGGACCTGGCCCTGGGCGGCGGCGCGGTGCTGCCCGACCCGCGCGAGACCATTTATGTCTTCGACGAAGGGCACCACCTGCCGGACAAGGCCATCGGCCATTTCGCCCATTTCACCCGCCTGCGCTCGACCGCCGACTGGCTGACCCAGATCGACAAGAACCTGACCAAGCTGCTGGCGCAGAACCCGCTGCCGGGCGATCTCGGCCGCCTGATCGAACAGGTGCCGGAGCTGGCCCGCGAGCTCAAGACCCAGCAGCAGTTCATGTTCAGTGCCTGCGAGCAGATCGCCGACTTCAAGGCCGGCGAGGACATGGAGGGGCGCGAGCGCCCGCGTCACCGCTTCGTCGGCGGCGTGGTGCCGGAGCACCTGACCGAGCTGGGACTGGAGCTGAAGAAGGGTTTCTCCAAGCTCAACGACCTGTTCACCGGCGTCACCGAGCTGCTCAAGGAAGCCATGGACGGCGAGGGCGCGGTGGGCATCGCCAGCCATCAGGCCGAGGAGTGGTACCCGCTGTTCGGCAGCCTGATGGCGCGGGCCAAGGGCAACTGGGAGCTGTGGCTGGCCTTCACCGCCGAAGACCCCGAGGAAAGCCCGCCCATGGCGCGCTGGCTGACCCTGGCCGAGAGCGGCGCGCTGTTCGACATCGAGGTCAACGCCAGCCCGATCCTGGCCGCCGAAACCCTGCGCCGCAACCTGTGGAACGTCGCCCACGGCGCTCTGGTGACCTCGGCCACCCTTACCGCGCTGGGCACCTTCGACCGTTACCGCATGCGCGCCGGGCTGCCCAAGGTGGCGGTCACCGCCATCGTGCCGAGCCCCTTCCACCACGCCGATGCCGGGCTGCTGCGCGTGCCGGATCTGAAGGCCGACCCGCGCGAGGCGGCGCTGCACACCGCCGCCATCGTGCGCGAGTTGCCGGAACTGGTGGCCGGCAGCCGCGGCACGCTGGTGCTGTTCTCCTCGCGCAGGCAGATGCAGGATGTGTTCGACGGCCTCGACCGCGACTGGCGCAAGCGCGTGTTCATCCAGGGCAACCTGTCCAAGCAGGAGACCCTGAACAAGCACAAGGCGCGTGTCGACTCGGGCGAGGAGAGCGTGCTGTTCGGCCTGGCCAGCTTCGCCGAGGGCGTCGACCTGCCTGGCGCCTACTGCGAGCACGTGGTGATCGCCAAGATTCCCTTCGCCGTGCCGGACGACCCGGTGGAGGCGGCGCTGGCCGAATGGATCGAGGCGCGCGGCGGCAATCCGTTCATGGAAATCGCCGTGCCGGACGCCTCGCTGCGCCTGGTGCAGGCCTGCGGCCGCCTGCTGCGTACCGAGGCCGACCGCGGCACCATCACCCTGCTGGACCGGCGCGTGGTCACCCAGCGCTACGGCAAGGCCATTCTCAACGCGTTGCCGCCGTTTCGTCGGCAGATCGACTGA
- a CDS encoding CopD family protein, protein MTPYAPLYALHLLAAVIWVGGMFFAWMILRPVAVQALEAPARLRLWLGVFEKFFVWVWVAVVTLPLSGFAMLHLSHGGLDGAPRYVQIMIGLYLVMLALFLRIQALRLPELRRAVASENWPAGGEVLGKIRKLVGSNLLIGLSLMALVAMRPSF, encoded by the coding sequence ATGACCCCTTACGCCCCGCTCTACGCCCTGCATCTGCTGGCCGCCGTCATCTGGGTCGGCGGCATGTTCTTCGCCTGGATGATCCTGCGCCCTGTTGCCGTGCAGGCGCTGGAAGCGCCGGCGCGCCTGCGTCTGTGGCTGGGCGTGTTCGAGAAGTTCTTCGTCTGGGTCTGGGTGGCGGTGGTGACGCTGCCGCTGAGCGGTTTCGCCATGCTGCATCTGAGCCATGGCGGCCTCGATGGCGCACCGCGCTACGTGCAGATCATGATCGGTCTGTATCTGGTGATGCTCGCCCTGTTCCTGCGCATCCAGGCGCTGCGGCTGCCGGAGCTGCGCCGCGCGGTGGCCAGCGAGAACTGGCCTGCCGGCGGCGAGGTACTGGGCAAGATTCGCAAGCTGGTGGGCAGCAACCTGCTGATCGGCCTGTCGCTGATGGCGCTGGTGGCGATGCGTCCGTCCTTCTGA
- a CDS encoding DUF1145 domain-containing protein, which translates to MLRYWKTEREGGMKALLIAGKALTLSFWLVFGAALVKWVGPPFEQLIHLLAAFLLVLHGVQLWLFADTLTGRSNPWLDRLQVLLFGIFHLYPLKPTVAAAAEASAAAEEAAHA; encoded by the coding sequence GTGCTGCGCTACTGGAAAACCGAGCGAGAGGGCGGGATGAAAGCACTGTTGATTGCTGGCAAGGCGCTGACCTTGTCGTTCTGGCTGGTATTCGGCGCGGCCCTGGTCAAATGGGTGGGGCCCCCCTTCGAACAACTGATCCACCTGCTGGCGGCATTCCTCCTGGTTCTGCATGGGGTGCAGCTCTGGCTGTTCGCCGACACCTTGACCGGGCGCAGCAATCCCTGGCTCGACCGGTTGCAGGTACTGCTGTTCGGCATCTTCCACCTCTACCCGCTGAAGCCGACGGTGGCGGCTGCCGCCGAGGCATCGGCCGCAGCCGAGGAGGCGGCGCATGCGTAA
- a CDS encoding OmpA family protein, with amino-acid sequence MRAHLSRVLPFLLVSSVLSGCATTSSTGDAPLNQGNWPLCSAIGALAGGGLGAIESSTWAAGGAVAGALLGTIICYAQDGDEDGDGVFDRRDRCPGTPAGTAVSHNGCPLPQYPASAPVAPAMEPVAQDEVIVLSDLGNVLFAFDSAELTAEARRLLTDVSARLTGASLVSVKVVGHTDSVGSDAYNQGLSERRARSVADFLVAQGVPAGKLSTEGRGESQPVADNGSDAGRAQNRRVELYVSR; translated from the coding sequence ATGAGAGCCCACCTTTCGAGGGTTTTACCTTTTCTCTTGGTCAGCAGTGTTCTCTCCGGTTGTGCCACGACTTCCAGTACGGGAGACGCGCCGCTCAACCAGGGGAACTGGCCCCTGTGCAGTGCGATCGGAGCCCTGGCCGGTGGCGGCCTGGGTGCCATCGAGAGTTCCACCTGGGCAGCAGGCGGCGCTGTCGCCGGTGCGCTGCTCGGCACCATCATCTGTTACGCGCAGGATGGCGACGAGGACGGTGACGGCGTGTTCGACCGCCGCGACCGCTGCCCCGGCACGCCTGCCGGTACCGCCGTGAGCCATAACGGCTGCCCGTTGCCGCAGTACCCCGCCAGCGCCCCTGTTGCGCCTGCCATGGAGCCGGTAGCGCAGGACGAAGTCATCGTCCTGAGCGACCTGGGCAACGTGCTGTTCGCCTTCGACTCCGCGGAACTGACCGCCGAGGCGCGGCGCCTGCTCACCGATGTCAGCGCACGGTTGACCGGCGCCAGCCTGGTCTCGGTGAAGGTCGTCGGCCATACCGACAGCGTCGGCTCGGACGCCTACAACCAGGGTCTGTCCGAGCGCCGTGCGCGTAGCGTGGCGGATTTCCTCGTCGCCCAGGGCGTGCCGGCCGGCAAGCTCAGCACCGAAGGACGCGGCGAGAGCCAGCCGGTGGCGGACAACGGCAGTGATGCCGGGCGTGCGCAGAACCGCAGGGTAGAGCTGTACGTTTCCCGTTGA
- a CDS encoding OmpA family protein gives MSITRNAVPLILASTLLTGCAGLQKSDWPTCAAVGGVGGAALGAIESSTWAGGGAVLGAGMAAAYCWVHGADAQQVAVAEEVVVEEVVVAEPRAEAVRVELDVKFDFDKSQVKQESYGDIKALADFMKQYPQTSTVVEGHTDSVGSDAYNQGLSERRANAVREVLVNQYGVESNRVQAVGYGESRPVADNATAEGRAINRRVEAEVEAQP, from the coding sequence ATGAGCATCACAAGGAACGCTGTACCCCTGATTCTGGCCAGTACCCTGTTGACCGGTTGCGCCGGCTTGCAGAAATCCGACTGGCCCACCTGTGCGGCGGTGGGCGGTGTCGGCGGTGCTGCGCTGGGTGCGATCGAAAGCTCCACCTGGGCGGGTGGCGGCGCCGTGCTTGGTGCCGGCATGGCGGCTGCCTACTGCTGGGTGCATGGCGCCGATGCGCAGCAGGTTGCCGTGGCCGAGGAAGTCGTCGTCGAAGAAGTCGTGGTCGCCGAACCTCGGGCCGAGGCGGTGCGGGTCGAGCTGGACGTCAAGTTCGACTTCGACAAGTCTCAGGTCAAGCAGGAAAGCTACGGCGACATCAAAGCGCTGGCCGACTTCATGAAGCAATACCCGCAGACCAGCACCGTGGTCGAAGGGCACACCGACTCGGTGGGCAGTGACGCGTACAACCAGGGCCTGTCCGAGCGCCGCGCCAATGCGGTGCGCGAGGTACTGGTCAACCAGTACGGCGTCGAGTCCAATCGCGTCCAGGCAGTGGGTTATGGCGAAAGCCGCCCGGTTGCCGACAACGCCACCGCCGAAGGCCGTGCCATCAACCGTCGCGTAGAAGCCGAGGTCGAGGCTCAGCCCTAA
- a CDS encoding DUF6231 family protein — protein sequence MTASPSSRTPQQALAALLDRYSPAKLLLLGASELPALSAFQSVHPDCSVSLAPAAALTPELAAQRFDLALLVDCLEHMPKREGLQLLGGIRNLNASRVAVLVDLQASDWRETDFFALAMQASEQFQREGQTLHLFTYDLLDYKQVPDWLNAKFWANPENFGKYWW from the coding sequence ATGACCGCCAGCCCAAGTTCCCGTACCCCGCAGCAGGCCCTGGCCGCGCTGCTCGACCGTTACAGCCCGGCGAAGCTCCTGCTGCTCGGCGCCAGCGAGCTGCCCGCACTCAGCGCCTTCCAGAGCGTGCATCCGGACTGCAGCGTGAGCCTGGCGCCGGCCGCCGCGCTGACGCCAGAACTGGCCGCACAGCGCTTCGACCTGGCCCTGCTGGTCGATTGCCTCGAGCACATGCCCAAGCGCGAAGGCCTGCAGTTGCTGGGCGGCATTCGTAATCTCAATGCCAGCCGGGTCGCCGTGCTGGTGGATCTGCAGGCGAGCGATTGGCGCGAAACCGATTTCTTCGCCCTCGCCATGCAGGCCAGCGAGCAGTTCCAGCGCGAGGGACAGACCCTGCATCTGTTTACCTACGATCTGCTCGACTACAAGCAGGTCCCCGACTGGCTCAACGCCAAGTTCTGGGCCAACCCGGAAAACTTCGGCAAATACTGGTGGTGA
- a CDS encoding YchJ family protein, protein MSQLDPSCPCGSGKLLGQCCGPYHAGSHAPSAELLMRSRYSAYVLGLVDYLVATTLPVQQSALDREAMAAWSAQATWLGLEVEGSEVFGGQPEHAQVTFTARWHDENGEHCHRECSAFVQVQGRWYFLDPTAPLKAGRNDPCPCQGGQKFNKCCAPYLGT, encoded by the coding sequence ATGAGCCAGCTCGATCCAAGCTGCCCCTGCGGCAGCGGCAAACTACTCGGCCAATGCTGCGGTCCCTACCATGCCGGCAGCCACGCCCCCAGTGCCGAGCTGCTCATGCGCTCGCGCTACAGCGCGTATGTGCTGGGCCTGGTGGACTATCTGGTCGCCACCACCCTGCCCGTGCAGCAGAGCGCCCTGGACCGCGAAGCCATGGCCGCCTGGAGCGCCCAGGCCACCTGGCTGGGCCTAGAAGTCGAAGGCAGCGAGGTATTCGGCGGCCAACCCGAGCATGCGCAGGTCACCTTCACCGCGCGCTGGCATGACGAGAACGGCGAGCACTGCCATCGCGAATGCTCGGCCTTCGTCCAGGTTCAGGGGCGCTGGTACTTCCTCGACCCGACTGCGCCCTTGAAAGCCGGGCGCAACGACCCCTGCCCCTGCCAGGGCGGGCAGAAATTCAATAAGTGCTGCGCCCCCTATCTCGGCACCTGA
- a CDS encoding LEA type 2 family protein: protein MLSQAQMIRIISLLMFFGLLSGLTGCSTWMTGSFKDPDVQLIKVDVVKARLLEQEFRLRFRIDNPNGVNLPVRGLDYNVHLNGMLLAEGHSNEWFTVPAHGHHVFEVPVRTNLWRHVRQIVKALEKPDVPIRYSLKGEVKTGMLFGRRVHMARNGEIIPGDFIPE from the coding sequence ATGCTTTCTCAGGCGCAAATGATAAGAATTATCAGCCTATTGATGTTTTTCGGCCTGCTTTCTGGCCTCACAGGATGCTCTACCTGGATGACAGGTAGTTTCAAGGACCCGGATGTCCAACTCATCAAAGTTGATGTGGTCAAGGCCAGGCTGCTCGAACAGGAGTTCCGCCTGCGCTTTCGTATCGATAATCCCAACGGCGTGAACCTGCCGGTGCGCGGGCTGGACTACAACGTCCACCTCAACGGCATGCTGCTGGCCGAAGGGCATTCCAACGAGTGGTTCACCGTGCCTGCGCATGGCCATCACGTGTTCGAGGTACCGGTGCGTACCAACCTCTGGCGCCACGTGCGACAGATCGTCAAGGCGCTGGAAAAACCCGACGTGCCGATCCGCTACAGCCTCAAGGGCGAGGTAAAAACCGGCATGTTGTTCGGACGCCGCGTGCACATGGCGCGCAATGGCGAGATAATTCCGGGCGATTTCATCCCGGAGTAA
- a CDS encoding SEC-C metal-binding domain-containing protein, producing the protein MSNQPHVHGPDCNHDHQHDHGHVHGPHCNHGHQEPVRNALKDVGRNDPCPCGSQKKFKKCHGA; encoded by the coding sequence ATGAGCAACCAACCCCACGTCCACGGCCCCGACTGCAACCATGATCACCAGCATGACCATGGTCACGTTCACGGGCCGCATTGCAATCACGGCCATCAGGAGCCGGTGCGCAACGCCCTGAAGGATGTCGGCCGCAACGACCCCTGCCCCTGCGGCAGTCAGAAGAAATTCAAGAAGTGCCACGGCGCCTGA
- a CDS encoding DUF2489 domain-containing protein — protein sequence MSTITLTLVLAGLLLIAALAAYAWHLWRRVWAQQESQAAAEQERRQRLGGDLNILASSLLDEQLPLIEGAIRIKVLLDNYDSALSNDARCQVFHQLFEATADVPTHAAWKALDKPARRRFEKRFTELELQHKAAARTAARWLLDEGLASRPDRA from the coding sequence ATGAGCACGATAACGCTCACGCTCGTGCTGGCCGGTCTGCTGCTGATCGCTGCGCTGGCGGCGTATGCCTGGCACCTGTGGCGCCGCGTCTGGGCGCAGCAGGAAAGCCAGGCCGCCGCCGAGCAGGAACGCCGGCAGCGGCTCGGCGGTGACCTGAACATCCTCGCCAGCAGCCTGCTGGACGAGCAGCTGCCGCTGATCGAAGGTGCCATCCGCATCAAGGTGCTGCTCGACAACTACGACAGCGCCCTGAGCAACGATGCCCGCTGCCAGGTCTTTCACCAGCTGTTCGAAGCCACCGCCGACGTGCCCACCCACGCCGCCTGGAAGGCGCTGGACAAGCCCGCACGCCGACGCTTCGAGAAGCGCTTCACCGAGCTGGAGCTGCAACACAAGGCCGCCGCCCGCACGGCAGCGCGCTGGCTGCTCGACGAAGGGCTCGCCAGCCGGCCGGACAGGGCCTGA
- a CDS encoding penicillin acylase family protein codes for MRTLAYLTLAASLTGLAGCQSFLNSRYADSVPPTRGVERVQGIAESASVRRNALGMPLIESGTFHDALFTLGYVHAGDRLSQMVGMRLLAQGRLAEIAGPGVLEMDRFMRAVNLKKSAEILYADASPRLKRFFEVYARGVNAYMFRYRDSLPMDLAEAGYRPEYWKPEDSVLLFCLLNFGLSVNLQEEVAALTLAQRVGADKLPWLLPIYPDEPLPFAEAEKLAGLDLKGQLPGLQAISRTAAQIAEQHMLGVAASNNWAIAPQRTRGGKSLLANDTHLPLAMPSLWNFVQIRSPKYQAAGVSLAGVPAVVAGYNGKLAWGMTMVMGDNQDLYLERIRREGSRLMYEADGKWLPVTERQETFFIKGQRPIRETLFETRNGPLLNSVLGERKHPLQPLPVQSGYGLALKTTQFERDQSLDAFFDLSRAQSVDAAFEVAREIRAMPLNIVFADAQHIGWQVTGRYPNRRDGRGLLPSPGWDERYTWDGFADPMLHPYDQDPPQGWLGTANERSVPPGYGMQLSSSWYYPERAERIAELAGRGSHDGRSMIAMQYDQTSPFVAKLQAMFNDPAMHDPLRQAIAALPAGQRERADEALKRLLAFDGKLAASSADAAIYGAFLHESARQIFLDELGPEDGPAWNALVQTANASYSAQADHLLGRADSPFWNDVRTPEQEDKPTILARSLAASITLLESRLGAERRNWQWGKLHTYEWVTDTTRLAPYMSAGQRSSINALKGYLDRGPYPAGGDHSTLNVAAYAWGQNFDTWLVPAMRIVVDFAADEPLIGVNSSGQSGNPASPHYADGIDAWLKAGYMSFPFKSENLDKVYGNQRLLLMPGK; via the coding sequence ATGCGTACGCTGGCCTACCTGACTCTTGCCGCCTCGCTGACCGGCCTCGCCGGCTGCCAATCCTTTCTCAACAGCCGCTATGCCGACAGCGTGCCGCCCACCCGTGGCGTGGAGCGTGTGCAGGGCATTGCCGAAAGCGCATCGGTACGGCGCAACGCCCTCGGCATGCCGCTGATCGAGTCGGGTACCTTCCACGACGCGCTGTTCACCCTGGGTTACGTGCACGCCGGCGACCGCCTCAGCCAGATGGTCGGCATGCGCCTGCTGGCCCAGGGCCGCCTGGCGGAAATAGCCGGCCCCGGCGTGCTGGAGATGGACCGCTTCATGCGCGCGGTGAACCTGAAGAAAAGCGCGGAGATCCTCTACGCCGACGCCTCACCGCGCCTGAAACGCTTCTTCGAGGTCTATGCGCGGGGCGTCAACGCCTACATGTTCCGCTACCGCGATAGCCTGCCGATGGACCTGGCCGAAGCCGGCTACCGTCCCGAGTACTGGAAGCCCGAGGACTCGGTGCTGCTGTTCTGCCTGCTCAACTTCGGCCTGTCGGTGAACCTGCAGGAAGAGGTCGCCGCGCTGACCCTGGCGCAGCGTGTGGGCGCCGACAAGCTGCCCTGGCTGCTGCCCATCTACCCGGACGAGCCGCTACCCTTCGCCGAAGCGGAAAAGCTCGCCGGCCTCGACCTGAAAGGCCAGCTGCCGGGTCTGCAGGCGATTTCCCGCACCGCCGCGCAGATCGCCGAACAGCACATGCTCGGCGTCGCCGCCTCGAACAACTGGGCCATCGCGCCGCAGCGAACCCGTGGCGGCAAGAGCCTGCTGGCCAACGACACGCACCTGCCGCTGGCGATGCCTTCGCTGTGGAATTTCGTGCAGATCCGCTCGCCCAAGTACCAGGCCGCCGGCGTCTCGCTGGCCGGCGTGCCGGCGGTGGTCGCCGGCTACAACGGCAAGCTGGCCTGGGGCATGACCATGGTCATGGGCGACAATCAGGACCTCTATCTCGAGCGCATCCGCCGCGAAGGCAGCCGCCTGATGTACGAGGCCGACGGCAAATGGCTGCCGGTCACCGAGCGCCAGGAAACCTTCTTCATCAAGGGTCAGCGACCGATCCGCGAAACGCTCTTCGAAACGCGCAACGGCCCGCTGCTCAATTCGGTGCTGGGCGAACGCAAGCATCCGCTGCAGCCGCTACCCGTGCAGAGCGGCTACGGCCTGGCGCTCAAGACCACGCAGTTCGAGCGCGACCAGAGCCTCGATGCCTTCTTCGACCTGTCCCGCGCGCAGTCGGTGGACGCGGCCTTCGAGGTCGCTCGCGAGATTCGCGCGATGCCGCTGAACATCGTCTTCGCCGATGCCCAGCACATCGGCTGGCAGGTCACCGGACGCTACCCGAACCGCCGCGACGGCCGTGGCCTGCTGCCCTCCCCCGGCTGGGACGAGCGCTACACCTGGGACGGCTTCGCCGACCCGATGCTGCATCCTTACGATCAGGACCCACCGCAAGGCTGGCTGGGCACCGCCAACGAGCGCAGCGTACCGCCGGGCTACGGCATGCAGCTGTCCAGCTCCTGGTACTACCCGGAGCGCGCCGAGCGCATCGCCGAACTGGCCGGCCGGGGCAGCCACGACGGTCGCAGCATGATCGCCATGCAGTACGACCAGACCTCGCCCTTCGTCGCCAAGCTGCAGGCCATGTTCAACGACCCGGCCATGCACGACCCGCTGCGCCAGGCCATCGCGGCGCTGCCGGCCGGCCAGCGCGAACGTGCCGACGAAGCCCTGAAACGCCTCCTGGCGTTCGACGGCAAACTGGCTGCCAGCTCGGCCGATGCCGCCATCTACGGCGCCTTCCTCCACGAAAGCGCGCGGCAGATCTTCCTCGACGAGCTCGGCCCGGAAGACGGCCCGGCCTGGAACGCACTGGTGCAAACCGCCAACGCCTCCTACTCGGCACAAGCCGACCACCTGCTCGGCCGCGCCGACAGCCCGTTCTGGAACGACGTCCGCACGCCCGAGCAGGAAGACAAGCCGACCATCCTGGCGCGCAGCCTGGCGGCCAGCATCACCCTGCTCGAGAGCCGCCTGGGCGCTGAGCGGCGCAACTGGCAATGGGGCAAGCTGCACACCTACGAATGGGTGACCGACACCACCCGCCTGGCGCCCTACATGAGCGCCGGCCAGCGCAGCAGCATCAATGCCCTGAAAGGTTATCTGGACCGCGGCCCCTACCCGGCCGGCGGCGACCACAGCACCCTCAACGTCGCCGCCTATGCCTGGGGCCAAAACTTCGATACCTGGCTGGTTCCGGCCATGCGCATCGTGGTGGACTTCGCCGCCGACGAGCCGCTGATCGGCGTCAACAGCTCCGGCCAGTCGGGCAACCCGGCCAGCCCGCACTACGCCGACGGCATAGACGCCTGGCTCAAGGCCGGTTACATGAGCTTCCCGTTCAAATCGGAGAATCTGGATAAGGTCTACGGCAACCAGCGTCTGCTGCTGATGCCGGGCAAATGA
- a CDS encoding NUDIX domain-containing protein: MSAAEVLAGVDIVALRLNGEGVLQVLLARRQREPYAGQWALPGVLVNGRCADASLDAAAARALADKARLQPQYLEQVATVGNGVRDPRGWSLSTCYLALLAPDVEPQDEHLQFIDLSALTTGQQALPFDHGQLVRLAMERLQGKSVYSSLPLYLLAPRFTVTEALAAFQACLGEPVQHTTLRGRLERMKTQGWIVDTGEKNYPKMGRPQVLLERRPAAGVFIFDRSLLA; this comes from the coding sequence ATGAGTGCAGCGGAAGTTCTCGCCGGGGTCGATATCGTGGCCCTGAGGCTGAATGGGGAAGGGGTTTTGCAGGTGCTGCTGGCTCGCCGCCAGCGCGAGCCCTATGCCGGGCAATGGGCGCTGCCGGGAGTACTGGTCAACGGCCGCTGCGCCGATGCCAGCCTGGATGCCGCGGCTGCCCGTGCCCTGGCAGACAAGGCGCGCCTGCAACCGCAATACCTGGAGCAGGTGGCCACGGTGGGCAATGGCGTGCGCGACCCGCGCGGCTGGTCGCTGAGCACCTGCTACCTGGCGCTGCTGGCGCCTGACGTTGAGCCGCAGGATGAACATCTGCAGTTCATCGATCTGTCGGCGCTAACCACAGGCCAACAGGCCTTGCCGTTCGACCATGGACAACTGGTGCGCCTGGCGATGGAGCGGTTGCAGGGCAAATCGGTTTACAGCTCGTTGCCGCTCTATCTGCTGGCACCACGCTTTACCGTGACGGAGGCGCTCGCTGCCTTTCAGGCCTGCCTCGGCGAGCCGGTGCAGCACACCACGCTGCGCGGCAGGCTGGAGCGCATGAAGACGCAGGGCTGGATAGTCGATACCGGAGAGAAGAACTACCCGAAGATGGGACGACCCCAGGTGCTGCTGGAGCGGCGGCCGGCGGCAGGCGTGTTCATATTCGACCGCAGCCTGCTGGCCTGA
- a CDS encoding nicotinamidase, giving the protein MKIASFDVDAQKGFTPLCPGELPVPEGDAIVPALNQLATRAQLRIGSKDAHSPRAAWVVDSHAQMLQPLPLANADLTWVSHCVPGTPGFELLEGLPAPLDYDYFVWKGVEPDLHPYGACYHDLAEKRSTGVIEFLRHNAVDHILVGGLALDYCVKTTALQLRRAGFAVTVYLPACRAIARNTADAACTAMREQGITLASSLDELDSALATETQG; this is encoded by the coding sequence ATGAAGATCGCCAGCTTCGACGTAGACGCCCAGAAAGGCTTCACCCCGCTGTGCCCCGGCGAACTGCCCGTACCCGAAGGCGATGCCATCGTCCCGGCGCTGAATCAGCTGGCCACACGCGCCCAGCTGCGCATCGGCAGCAAGGATGCCCACAGCCCGCGGGCCGCCTGGGTGGTCGACAGCCACGCACAGATGCTGCAGCCCTTGCCCCTGGCCAATGCCGATCTGACCTGGGTCAGCCACTGCGTGCCCGGCACGCCCGGCTTCGAGCTGCTCGAAGGCCTGCCTGCGCCGCTGGATTACGACTACTTCGTATGGAAAGGCGTGGAGCCCGACCTGCACCCCTACGGCGCCTGTTACCACGACCTGGCCGAGAAGCGCAGCACGGGCGTGATCGAATTTCTCCGGCACAATGCAGTCGACCACATACTGGTCGGCGGCCTGGCCCTGGATTACTGCGTGAAAACCACGGCCCTGCAGCTGCGCCGCGCCGGCTTCGCAGTGACCGTCTACCTGCCGGCCTGCCGCGCCATCGCCCGCAACACCGCCGATGCAGCCTGTACCGCCATGCGCGAACAGGGCATCACACTTGCATCCAGCCTGGATGAGCTGGACAGCGCCTTAGCCACGGAGACCCAAGGATGA